Proteins encoded within one genomic window of Nitrospira sp.:
- a CDS encoding glycine--tRNA ligase subunit alpha → MTFQELILTLHRFWADHGCVIHQPYDMEMGAGTFHPATFLRALGPEPWRAAYVQPCRRPTDGRYGENPNRLQHYYQYQVVLKPSPDNIQELYLESLARLGINPKEHDIRFIQDDWESPTLGAWGLGWEVRLDGMEITQFTYFQEIGGIELSPITGEITYGTERIAMYLQGVDNVFDLAWTDTVSYRDIHHETEVQGSRYNFEEADVTMLMQGFQANEAECKRLLAQTDRRLTLPAYDFCIKSSHLFNLLDARGAISVAERTGYIARVRALARQCAERYRDERVAMGHPLMKTQVAHR, encoded by the coding sequence GTGACGTTTCAAGAACTTATTCTGACCCTCCATCGCTTCTGGGCCGATCACGGCTGTGTGATTCATCAACCCTATGACATGGAAATGGGCGCGGGGACCTTTCATCCGGCCACGTTTCTGCGCGCACTCGGACCTGAGCCATGGCGGGCGGCCTATGTGCAGCCATGCCGACGCCCTACGGATGGCCGCTATGGGGAAAACCCCAACCGCCTTCAGCATTATTATCAGTACCAAGTTGTGCTGAAGCCGTCACCGGATAATATTCAAGAGCTGTATCTAGAAAGTCTGGCACGGCTGGGGATCAATCCCAAGGAGCACGATATTCGCTTCATCCAAGATGACTGGGAGTCTCCGACGCTGGGGGCGTGGGGACTGGGATGGGAAGTGAGACTGGATGGGATGGAGATCACCCAGTTTACGTACTTTCAGGAGATTGGCGGAATTGAACTCAGCCCGATCACAGGCGAAATCACCTACGGGACAGAGCGTATTGCGATGTATCTGCAGGGAGTAGATAACGTCTTTGATCTTGCTTGGACTGACACGGTGTCGTATCGAGACATTCATCACGAAACCGAGGTGCAGGGGTCGCGCTACAATTTCGAGGAAGCGGACGTCACGATGCTCATGCAGGGCTTCCAGGCGAACGAAGCGGAATGTAAGCGATTGCTCGCGCAGACCGACCGGCGTTTGACGCTGCCGGCCTATGACTTCTGCATCAAATCATCTCATCTGTTCAACCTCCTCGATGCCCGTGGGGCGATCAGTGTGGCTGAACGAACGGGGTACATTGCGCGGGTGCGGGCACTGGCCAGGCAATGTGCCGAGCGCTATCGCGATGAGCGAGTCGCGATGGGACATCCACTGATGAAGACGCAGGTCGCACATCGATGA
- a CDS encoding glycine--tRNA ligase subunit beta: MKRLVVKKKPRQHTTRRSNPTAELLFEIGMEELPFECVAPALTALRESATRLFQDARLSCGSIKTYGTPRRLVVIVDELLAHQTAVVKETMGPSKMVAFDQAGQPTKAAIGFAAGQGVPVEGLEIRSTPKGEYLFAVKRDAGRKTAILLPELLPHLFETLSFPKAMKWNDTGVRFARPVRWIVALFGGKVVPVQIAGIHAGNRTSGHRVMGGKKPITVRDFKTYSKGLEKRGVMLDPDRRRTAIQQQIDRLCVKAGVGLNADDTLLDEAVYTTEWPCAVLGRFKPEYLAVPSEILITSMKEHQGFFSARDKKSGNLAPNFIAIANNEPKNMALIRAGNERVLAARLADAKFFFDEDRKVTLEERGRKLTGVTFHHKLGTMAQKQERVKKLAEALAAHLSPEDEELRQTCIRAASLAKADLLTGVVGEFPELQGVMGGEYAKHDGELEAVSQAVREQYLPRAIEGELPKTVAGQVLSLADRLDTIAAFFHVGMVPTGSEDPFALRRHATAIVRVLLEGQLRVNLGTYISQAMNGVSNDGFKNVSGFEREGLRQITEFVFERVRHYVRIVRGLRDDVIDSVLKSAYDTSVDLGDLVQKMNALEAVTRKPEFDPLIVGFKRAHRLVEKEQWVRQPVDAAKFQHPSESALHQAVAEEGAKMGFALSMGDYHEALNALVGLRPVIDAFFDAVMVNADDQAIRSNRLTLLKEVDELFMSFADFSQVVVEGR, from the coding sequence ATGAAGCGCCTGGTCGTGAAAAAGAAACCCCGTCAACACACAACTCGTCGTTCCAATCCTACCGCCGAGCTGTTGTTCGAAATTGGCATGGAAGAGCTGCCGTTTGAATGTGTCGCGCCGGCCCTGACGGCCCTTCGAGAATCAGCCACCCGCCTCTTTCAGGATGCCCGGTTGTCGTGCGGGTCCATCAAGACCTATGGGACGCCTCGACGGCTTGTCGTGATCGTGGACGAGTTGCTTGCGCACCAAACTGCGGTGGTCAAAGAAACGATGGGACCATCGAAAATGGTGGCCTTCGACCAGGCTGGCCAACCCACAAAAGCGGCGATAGGATTTGCCGCTGGACAAGGTGTACCGGTCGAAGGTCTGGAGATACGGAGCACGCCGAAGGGCGAGTATCTGTTCGCGGTCAAGCGCGATGCCGGACGCAAGACCGCAATCCTTCTTCCGGAGTTGCTGCCTCACCTTTTCGAAACGCTGTCTTTCCCGAAGGCCATGAAGTGGAACGACACGGGCGTACGCTTCGCCAGGCCGGTTCGATGGATCGTGGCACTATTCGGGGGCAAGGTCGTGCCGGTACAGATCGCCGGGATCCATGCCGGGAATCGGACGTCCGGTCATCGCGTGATGGGTGGCAAAAAGCCCATCACCGTGAGGGATTTCAAGACCTATAGCAAGGGTCTTGAAAAGCGAGGGGTGATGCTTGATCCCGACCGCCGCCGAACGGCGATTCAGCAACAAATCGACCGGCTCTGTGTCAAGGCTGGTGTTGGATTGAATGCAGATGACACCTTGCTCGATGAGGCGGTGTATACCACGGAGTGGCCCTGTGCCGTCCTTGGCCGCTTCAAACCGGAGTACTTAGCGGTTCCTTCTGAAATTCTCATCACGTCGATGAAAGAACACCAGGGGTTCTTCTCGGCCAGAGATAAGAAGTCTGGCAATCTGGCGCCAAATTTTATTGCGATTGCCAACAATGAACCCAAAAACATGGCGCTCATTCGAGCGGGGAACGAGCGGGTGCTGGCGGCGCGGTTGGCGGATGCGAAGTTCTTTTTTGACGAAGATCGGAAAGTCACACTGGAGGAACGGGGGCGGAAACTCACGGGCGTCACCTTCCATCACAAGCTCGGTACGATGGCGCAGAAGCAGGAGCGAGTCAAGAAACTCGCGGAAGCGCTTGCGGCCCATCTATCTCCGGAGGACGAAGAACTTCGTCAGACCTGCATCCGTGCGGCATCGCTCGCAAAAGCTGATCTGCTGACCGGGGTTGTCGGTGAGTTTCCTGAACTACAGGGTGTGATGGGGGGCGAGTATGCGAAGCATGATGGTGAATTGGAGGCCGTGAGCCAGGCGGTTCGAGAACAGTATCTTCCACGCGCGATTGAAGGGGAGTTGCCCAAAACGGTGGCGGGGCAAGTCCTGTCTTTGGCCGACCGGCTCGATACCATCGCTGCGTTTTTCCATGTCGGCATGGTGCCGACCGGCTCGGAAGATCCGTTTGCGTTGCGGCGGCATGCGACCGCGATTGTCCGGGTTCTCCTTGAAGGGCAGCTTCGAGTCAATCTGGGGACGTACATCAGTCAGGCGATGAACGGTGTATCGAACGATGGGTTTAAGAATGTATCCGGATTTGAGCGGGAAGGCCTCCGGCAAATCACGGAGTTTGTCTTTGAGCGAGTTCGGCACTATGTCCGGATCGTGCGGGGTCTGCGTGACGACGTCATCGACTCGGTGTTGAAGTCAGCCTATGATACGTCGGTGGATCTTGGCGACCTTGTGCAGAAGATGAACGCGCTTGAAGCCGTGACGAGAAAGCCGGAGTTCGATCCGTTGATCGTCGGTTTCAAGCGGGCGCATCGGTTGGTGGAAAAAGAGCAGTGGGTTCGCCAGCCGGTCGATGCGGCGAAGTTTCAGCATCCCTCAGAATCGGCGCTTCATCAGGCAGTCGCCGAAGAAGGAGCGAAGATGGGGTTCGCCCTGT